GGCAGTAAGCAATGTCGTACGACCTGTCTCGGATCCAATATTTCTAACAGAAACGGCCTTGTACCTTGGGCCTATTGCAGAAACACCAGATGATAATGCAGCATGGAATTGGATTTCCCCTGTGCCTGCTCAATAAGTGAGAGCAGCAAAGGTATGAGAGAGCATGTCATGTGATTCGACAATGAAAAGGTCTGTACATTGCCAATCCATTTTAGTTGCAAAAGATGAAATAGCAAAAACAGAGATTAATAAACCGATACCACAAGGTTTGTCTCGATCCCTTGCAAATACAAGAGCAACTGCAGCAGGAAAATATTCACTGCTCCCATAGTCATTTCGGGACTCCACGCCACTTCGGTACAAGAATTGGGCTCTCTCATCACCAACAATGACAGTATCCCTTGACATGGCATGATCTGCAACAGACAACATATTATCAACTTTAAGAAGCAGCATAAGAATTTCTATGTGACAGTTTTTGATGTCTAGCAACACTTTCAAAACCCAGGACAAGAATTAAATAGCCAATTAATTTATCAGTTAAATGGATGTGTTTGCTTAGTCCACTATCTAGTGAGTAACCAAACAGATAGGATTAGTGACAAACTTGTACattcttaaataatttattgcTGCAGGTGAGCACGACAAAAGGAATTGTCTCTCATCAACCTCTGAAGACtcttccagaaaaaaaaataaaaattgaacaaaCAATAGATACAAAAATGCCTTCCTTTTCATAATATTTGGTTTCAGAAATGTATAAAATATGAACCCTCAGATCAACCATGCCAATTAATTGCACAATTCGAATTAGCAGTGTCAGGGGTCCCAAAAGTTAAAATTTGTGTACTCTTTGTTTGCCGAGTTTTCTGAAACAAAACAAGCCTTGTTCTATATTTTCCTATGAACAACAACAAGCACAAGAAGAAAGAGAGTTTCCTTAGTTGAGAAAACTCACGCAGCTTTTCCATGACAGGTTTCTGGTCAGCACCTTCATCCTATAGCAGGACCAAAATCACATCTTAGCAAGAATCTCACTCAATAAAAGGATGTGCAAGCAAGTTGGAAAACATTATCTTACTCCAAACAGTATTATCCCAACAGGTGATGCCCAACCAGATACAGAAGTTGCATGATGCCTAATATTCATCACAAAGTCATCAACCAAAGCCAGTCTATGTACCTGATTTCATATCAGCAGACATAATAAAGATCAGTTAGCTTATTGACAACAAGTTCATATAGCGGCATATGCTACACATCACATGTGGCAAATCAAGCTCACAGCTACAGAACCATTCAACGTAGGGCAATAGAAATGAAGAGTCCTATAGAGAATATCATTTTCCAAACTGAGGTTTAGTTACCTTTCTTGGTTGTAACAGCGGGATGACATCAACTTTTAGTCCAGGTAAAAACCCCACAGTCAAAATGATACCAAAGCATGAATTTGATTCTCCATCAGCCCAATATTCTTCCAACATAACCTACACAAGCACACATTTATTAGAAAGAAGCCAAAAATATAGtctttcatatttcttaaaaagaacaaaagtaCTAATCTTTTACAGTGCTGACCTCTCTATGTTCACCAGTAACAACATCTCTTCCCATGATTCCACTTGCACAAGACACAATAATTGGAGTTTGGGAACCAAGTTTTGTTGCTAACTACAACACAAAACCATACAAATCGACTCAGCATCAGATTGACCCAaaacaagaaaaccaaaaaatgcCCGAAGATAATACTTTGGCTGATgataaatcttacaaaatcaagTTTTTCTCTCAGATCAACTCCACTGCCAATAACATTGGCAATAGCAAAATGAGGTCTAATGGGCTCAGAGAGAACCTTATTGACAACCTCTTCTAGTGCAACCTGTTTGATCATAAAAAAccacagagaaaaaaaaaaacccaatttcaAGTTAGAGGCTTTATATTACACCGAtgatcttttcttgattttttaaagaccCAACAAGAGTCTTCTAATGCAAAATACTGATATCATCGAAAAAACACAGAAACCCAATTCAAGATAGAGACTTTGCGGTAAAGTTATGAtctttatttggatttttgaaGACCCAACAAACCTTTTCGTTTGGATTGAGAGAAAAAGCAGAGGCAAACTTTGGTTTggagaggatttgattgcaaatTTGATTCCATGATTTGCTAACGCAAGCTGCTGATGCAAAGGATGAAGCTGGTAGtctctttattatgttttgtacAAGGTCTTCGTTTATGGATGCAAAGCTTGTCATTGTCATTTTGGGTTCTTTCGGTTTCTCCTCCATTGTTGTGTTCTCAGAATTCTCCAGCTGTGGCTGAAAGTAAAAGGCCTTTTAACGACTGGTCATTTGCATCCCATTTAAATTTCTGCTTTGTTCCGCAATACCTGCAAACGACTGGTCTTTCGAATCTGATTAacgtattttgttttgtttctcaaTGCATGTAAACGACTTGTCATTTGAACCTATTGAACTACATCTGTTTCAGTACGTTTCATTGCACTGTCGTTGCAAGTGCAACTGTTACTGAGTTGTAGCAAGCAAGTTGCAATGGACAAGGGTCAAGCTACTTTCGAGCCACTTTTCGCGTAGCAAGACAGAACATCCACTTCCACACGTGCACATTCTTGTGTTCTGTCAAAGTAGGTAGATAAGTGTGCGTTAAATTGTGAAGGGCCATGAATTGGCCATAAGAACTAGGAACTAGAGGCTTTTCGCTTCTTCGTAAttctcaaattttcttttcctgAACAATCATGTAATTCTTTAGCTTGAGTGTATTTCAAAGGCAAAACTTTTAGGCAA
The genomic region above belongs to Populus alba chromosome 12, ASM523922v2, whole genome shotgun sequence and contains:
- the LOC118044674 gene encoding F-box/LRR-repeat protein At5g63520, translated to MEEKPKEPKMTMTSFASINEDLVQNIIKRLPASSFASAACVSKSWNQICNQILSKPKFASAFSLNPNEKVALEEVVNKVLSEPIRPHFAIANVIGSGVDLREKLDFLATKLGSQTPIIVSCASGIMGRDVVTGEHREVMLEEYWADGESNSCFGIILTVGFLPGLKVDVIPLLQPRKVHRLALVDDFVMNIRHHATSVSGWASPVGIILFGDEGADQKPVMEKLHHAMSRDTVIVGDERAQFLYRSGVESRNDYGSSEYFPAAVALVFARDRDKPCGTGEIQFHAALSSGVSAIGPRYKAVSVRNIGSETGRTTLLTARREGEQEIQDGQRILDDINNELVNQIGRPDLYIGVTKQRKCFVGSEKSRVMTFLVFHGVMGGDQEYLFADGVGIRTGDYFQFYHSDPTTALSLCNEVSKNFRKLKLDWSSRNCLQAGVSDNVCSKELVGGFVFSCCGRGESFFERCNVDSSPFLDNFPGVPMAGVFCRGEIGRGFSVLNVDEGPEERTLHCCLHVYSTAYLLVSYTPAPPEH